One part of the Mangrovibacillus cuniculi genome encodes these proteins:
- a CDS encoding DoxX-like family protein, which yields MKKPIFVETTIHSNLDTVWEHSQNPDIHTTWDLRFSSITYENKIDHRGWELFRYTRSIFPGLLVKGWGANTGKKTLKNGGAISSLEFGSEQLLSPIKKGSGYWKYTPLEEGVKFDTKYTYEVRYGFFGRILDLLFRPTIAWATALSFDVFRLSIETNQKAEQLYRAFFTKWIFVFTFLAVWLYHGLVPKIIAQHPEEVRMIERVLPIDGTGIVIVVGVLEIVFGLLWLKSTFHKWLFLLQLLAFPVLAVGALVANPDLLTDPFSPISLTFVLCGASLVGYINEKQTIPSSKNTTWKVG from the coding sequence ATGAAGAAACCTATCTTTGTAGAAACCACCATCCACTCCAACCTCGACACCGTCTGGGAACACAGTCAAAACCCTGACATTCATACAACCTGGGACCTTCGTTTTTCCTCCATTACCTATGAAAACAAAATAGACCATCGTGGATGGGAATTGTTTCGCTACACAAGATCCATCTTTCCAGGTCTTTTGGTTAAAGGGTGGGGGGCAAATACAGGGAAGAAAACACTGAAAAATGGTGGCGCTATCTCCTCTTTGGAGTTTGGTTCTGAGCAATTGCTTTCTCCCATTAAGAAAGGAAGCGGGTATTGGAAGTATACGCCTTTAGAAGAAGGAGTAAAATTCGACACGAAATATACCTATGAAGTTCGTTATGGATTCTTTGGCAGAATACTAGACTTGCTCTTTAGACCCACAATCGCTTGGGCAACAGCGCTTAGCTTTGATGTGTTTCGATTAAGCATTGAAACGAACCAAAAAGCGGAGCAGCTATATCGCGCATTTTTCACGAAGTGGATCTTCGTTTTTACCTTTTTGGCAGTATGGCTGTATCACGGGCTAGTGCCGAAAATCATAGCGCAGCATCCAGAAGAAGTTCGCATGATTGAACGTGTCCTACCGATTGATGGAACTGGCATTGTCATAGTTGTAGGGGTTTTAGAGATAGTGTTCGGTTTGTTATGGCTGAAATCTACATTTCATAAATGGTTATTTTTACTGCAGCTACTGGCATTCCCTGTTCTAGCTGTTGGAGCATTAGTAGCAAATCCAGACTTACTAACAGACCCGTTTTCACCAATATCGTTAACCTTTGTACTTTGTGGTGCATCTTTAGTTGGATATATAAACGAGAAACAAACCATTCCGTCATCAAAGAACACAACATGGAAAGTAGGGTAG
- a CDS encoding histidine phosphatase family protein gives MIYIIRHGQTDLNKERRMQGRNGLPLNETGIQQAAKLKEELKEISFDLVFSSPQERAIQTAEIVTGMQVSTDLRLDVFDLGDADRILLSEVKMDGPIPDRTFYKGVENPISFLERVFDFMSELEKQVAHKEINILLSGHRCTTGCMGAYFEGVPSDGNITRFSSETGNFKVFTFNRK, from the coding sequence TTGATCTACATCATCAGACACGGTCAAACGGATTTAAACAAAGAACGAAGAATGCAAGGGCGAAATGGATTACCATTGAACGAAACAGGTATTCAACAAGCTGCCAAACTGAAAGAAGAGTTGAAAGAGATTTCGTTTGATCTGGTTTTTTCTTCTCCACAAGAAAGGGCTATTCAGACTGCTGAAATAGTTACTGGTATGCAGGTGTCTACTGATCTAAGACTAGATGTATTTGACTTAGGAGATGCAGATAGAATTTTGCTTTCTGAAGTGAAAATGGATGGTCCTATCCCTGATAGAACCTTTTACAAAGGGGTAGAAAATCCAATTAGTTTCCTGGAAAGAGTTTTTGACTTCATGTCGGAACTGGAAAAACAAGTTGCCCATAAAGAAATAAATATTTTATTGTCCGGTCATAGATGCACCACTGGTTGTATGGGAGCTTATTTTGAGGGAGTGCCTTCCGACGGCAATATTACTAGATTTTCATCTGAAACAGGTAACTTCAAAGTTTTTACGTTCAATAGAAAGTAA
- a CDS encoding GNAT family N-acetyltransferase: protein MKLRIATSSDFDSISPLLNVWWGGRQMVDMLPRLFFQHFSSTSLVMEQDDEIIGFLVGLLSQDHVEEAYIHFVGVHPNHRKKNIAKVLYEEFYEIAKDNERSIVRCVTSPVNKASVAFHTKIGFEVEEGDKLVDGVDVHTNYDGNGQDRVLFWKQLKYR, encoded by the coding sequence ATGAAACTTCGCATAGCTACCAGTTCAGATTTTGATTCAATTTCTCCTCTCCTAAACGTTTGGTGGGGAGGACGTCAAATGGTTGATATGTTACCAAGATTATTCTTTCAGCACTTTTCAAGCACTAGTTTAGTGATGGAACAGGATGATGAAATTATTGGGTTCTTAGTTGGACTCCTTTCGCAAGATCATGTAGAAGAGGCTTACATTCATTTTGTTGGTGTTCATCCTAATCATCGAAAGAAAAACATTGCAAAAGTTCTGTATGAGGAATTCTACGAGATTGCCAAAGATAACGAGCGTTCTATAGTTCGATGTGTCACCTCACCAGTAAATAAGGCTTCTGTTGCGTTTCACACCAAGATTGGATTTGAGGTGGAAGAAGGAGATAAGTTGGTGGATGGCGTGGATGTACATACTAACTATGATGGAAATGGTCAAGATCGAGTATTGTTTTGGAAACAGTTGAAGTACAGATAG
- a CDS encoding pentapeptide repeat-containing protein: MKKLLSPRLPTKQPPLRPTDEIWTGFFSKGELEGEEDRVTQHAHFQQVQFTGDWTKSEWSDVLFERCDFSGSNFSDASFYRVQFHDCKLDGVNLSGCVIRNGRFDQSRMKLASFGFSNFKMVRMQDCALDEADFYELRHEHFSIDACTLHSANFGGVVLKDFDLSTCSFERIIVSIEKIAGCIISPEQAVGFVKAIGMVVKED, translated from the coding sequence ATGAAAAAACTATTGTCCCCACGCCTACCAACTAAACAACCACCTCTTCGCCCAACAGACGAAATATGGACTGGATTCTTTTCTAAAGGAGAGCTAGAAGGAGAAGAAGACAGGGTCACACAACATGCTCATTTTCAACAAGTGCAATTTACTGGAGATTGGACAAAATCAGAGTGGAGTGACGTTTTATTTGAACGCTGCGATTTCTCTGGTAGTAACTTCAGTGATGCGAGTTTTTATCGTGTGCAGTTTCATGACTGTAAATTAGATGGAGTCAATCTGTCCGGTTGCGTTATTCGAAATGGACGATTTGATCAGTCGCGGATGAAACTTGCTAGTTTTGGATTCTCTAATTTTAAAATGGTTCGAATGCAAGATTGTGCATTAGATGAAGCGGACTTTTATGAACTTCGACATGAACATTTTTCTATCGATGCATGTACCTTACACAGTGCAAACTTTGGGGGAGTTGTGTTAAAAGATTTTGATTTATCCACATGCTCGTTTGAACGGATAATTGTAAGTATTGAAAAGATTGCTGGCTGCATTATTTCACCTGAGCAGGCGGTTGGGTTTGTGAAGGCAATTGGGATGGTGGTGAAGGAAGACTAG
- a CDS encoding GNAT family N-acetyltransferase translates to MEVKIQRLETIEEASEQLSNLLVKVVNEDASIGFLPGLTLGEAKAYWQSVIQPETLLFVAKVEEHIVGSIQLHLCTKPNGLHRIEIAKLITHPNYRRNGIGRKLMQIAEDYARELDKSLIVLDTREGDPSNFLYQSMEYVNAGSIPYYALSGDGQLHATVLYYKTLK, encoded by the coding sequence ATGGAAGTTAAAATCCAACGATTAGAAACTATAGAAGAAGCTAGCGAGCAGTTAAGTAACCTGTTAGTAAAAGTAGTAAATGAAGATGCATCGATAGGTTTTTTACCTGGTTTAACACTAGGAGAAGCGAAAGCTTATTGGCAAAGTGTTATCCAGCCAGAAACGTTGTTGTTTGTAGCAAAGGTCGAGGAACATATAGTCGGTAGCATACAACTACATTTATGTACGAAACCAAACGGCCTACACAGAATTGAAATTGCAAAACTAATTACGCATCCTAACTACCGTAGGAATGGCATTGGTCGAAAGTTAATGCAAATAGCTGAAGATTATGCCCGCGAATTAGATAAATCGCTTATCGTACTAGATACTCGAGAAGGAGATCCATCCAACTTTCTTTATCAATCTATGGAATATGTAAACGCTGGAAGCATTCCTTATTATGCTTTATCTGGTGATGGACAATTGCATGCTACTGTATTATATTACAAAACACTTAAATGA
- a CDS encoding HD domain-containing protein: MRIQDTIYGEFQLNKVLEELIQSPPLQRLKGIRQGGASYLVNPKWNVTRYEHSIGVMLLIKKLGGSLQEQIAGLLHDVSHTAFSHVVDFVFDNKEEDYHEKIFHTVIKDSTIPSILEKHGFHYEQILLDESQWTLLEQPAPELCADRVDYTLRDMFTYGHILREEVDTFLDNLIVMNGKMYLKNIQVAEWFVETYYTEVIDFFMDPLNIFGYDRLASVLKLSLQKNYLSLEDFLQTDQELWTKLQSISDPEVKSLLEKIHPHVKVENNKEEFTIHRKNKVRLIDPSVYQNRHLQSASTLSQKVQKMNKLAYDRSLEGTFVKVLST; this comes from the coding sequence ATGAGAATCCAAGACACCATCTACGGAGAATTCCAACTAAATAAAGTACTAGAAGAATTGATTCAAAGTCCTCCGCTCCAACGATTAAAGGGTATACGTCAAGGAGGCGCAAGTTACTTAGTTAACCCTAAATGGAATGTTACTCGATACGAGCATTCCATTGGCGTCATGCTTCTTATCAAGAAACTCGGTGGCTCCCTACAAGAGCAAATTGCTGGGTTATTACACGACGTTTCTCATACTGCTTTTTCCCATGTCGTCGACTTTGTCTTTGATAACAAAGAAGAAGACTATCACGAAAAAATTTTTCATACTGTTATTAAAGACTCTACAATCCCTTCTATCTTAGAAAAGCACGGTTTCCACTATGAACAGATTCTACTGGATGAATCGCAATGGACTTTGTTAGAACAGCCTGCACCGGAACTTTGTGCTGATCGTGTGGATTATACACTTCGAGACATGTTTACATATGGGCACATTTTACGAGAAGAAGTAGATACGTTTTTAGATAATCTGATTGTCATGAATGGAAAGATGTATTTAAAAAATATCCAAGTGGCGGAGTGGTTTGTAGAGACTTATTACACAGAAGTAATTGACTTCTTTATGGATCCACTAAATATATTTGGATACGATAGGTTAGCTTCCGTACTAAAGCTTTCTTTGCAAAAGAATTATCTTTCATTAGAGGACTTCTTACAGACAGATCAAGAATTATGGACAAAACTTCAGTCCATTTCAGATCCAGAAGTTAAAAGTTTACTTGAAAAGATACACCCTCATGTTAAGGTGGAAAATAATAAAGAAGAATTTACTATTCATCGAAAAAATAAAGTAAGATTGATTGATCCTTCTGTTTATCAAAACAGACATCTACAATCCGCTTCCACACTTTCTCAAAAGGTGCAAAAGATGAACAAATTAGCATATGACAGATCTTTAGAAGGCACATTTGTAAAAGTGTTATCGACCTAA